CCTATTTTTGAATTTCTGATGCAATAATACGCCGACGTTCATAGCCATCACCCCGGATGACATTGGCAATTAGCTGTCAGAAAGGTCAAACAGGCGGCGTTTTTGGCTACGCCCCGACAGCGAATTTTGGCGTAACCAAAGCGGATTTTAATGTCCTGCAATACATGCTCAAGCTTGGCTCTAACGCTCTCCAATTCGCTCAGGGTCTGACGCAGTCGCTGAACCTGCGCACAATCGTCGTTCGTTAGCGTATCCAGTTTGCCAAGGCACACCACGATCACACAAAACGGTGCATTTTCGATAAGCATTTCCGGACGTTTGTCCAAGCCTTGATGACCGGCATCGCTGCCTATAAACTATTCCTCGCCATGCAGTAAAGACGCGGTTTCGGCAATGTCGCTGACATGCCTTGAGGTGACTTTGAACTTATGTACCAGCCCGATCTCGTGGTCGACGCCAATTTGGAATTTGCTGACGAAAAACATTGATTGCCTTTCTTGCCGGCTTGCATCTCGGGATCGCGCGACTGGCTTTTGATCTTGGTCAAGATCAGAGCAGTAATCAGACAGGCATTGATGATGCCGGTTATTAAAAACAGCGGGCGTTCACTCAGCATTTAGTTGATGGCTTGGAATATTTCTTCGGTCAAACTGCGCTGCTCCAGTAAATGCCTAAACTGCAAAATCGGGCTTTCATACGGCACAGCGTCCAGTCGAATACCGCAAAAGCGCTGCAACGATTCAATCAATCTCGTACAACGCGTCTTCCATGCCAGGGTCGGGGTAGTTGTAAACAATCCGTGCCAAGCGAACATGTCGCATGGCATTCAAAACGGCCTACGCCCCACCCCTTGCCTGATACATATAGTTACTTAATCACCGCCATCATCACCTGTCACGGCAATAAGTGTCCTTGTTGATTGAGAAACTTTTCTCGCCGCAT
The window above is part of the Methylomonas sp. ZR1 genome. Proteins encoded here:
- a CDS encoding transposase; its protein translation is MIESLQRFCGIRLDAVPYESPILQFRHLLEQRSLTEEIFQAIN